The nucleotide sequence CTATGTGTGGGTTGAGAGCCTCAAGTCGTTTGGCAGCCACTTCCACCTTGGGATATCCGACATCATCAGCGGTATAGAGATGCTGACGGTGAAGGTTCGACATACTAACGACATCTCGGTCTATTAGTCGAAGATGGCCAACGCCCATAGCTGCTAGCTGGGTTGCTGCGGGAGTTCCTAATCCCCCAAGTCCAATGATAGTAACCCTACTTCCCTTCAATCGGAGCTGTCCTGTGTAGCCGATTTCATCAAGAATGAATTGGCGTGAGTAGTATGTAAG is from Candidatus Thorarchaeota archaeon and encodes:
- a CDS encoding ThiF family adenylyltransferase, with translation MTESNLSFGGLEGMDNSKPKDLSDDELTYYSRQFILDEIGYTGQLRLKGSRVTIIGLGGLGTPAATQLAAMGVGHLRLIDRDVVSMSNLHRQHLYTADDVGYPKVEVAAKRLEALNPHI